A single Branchiostoma floridae strain S238N-H82 chromosome 11, Bfl_VNyyK, whole genome shotgun sequence DNA region contains:
- the LOC118426729 gene encoding lissencephaly-1 homolog — MVLSQRQREELNKAIADYLRSNGYESALEAFQKEAEMPGEIEKKYTGLLEKKWTSVIRLQKKVMDLEAKLAEAEKEFQSGGPNKKERSPSEWIPRPPARYSLSGHRSPITRVLFHPVYSVMVSASEDATIKIWDYETGDFERTLKGHTDAVQDVSFDQQGKLLASCSADMTIKLWDFQTFENIKTMHGHDHNVSSVHFMPNGDFLISASRDKTIKMWELATGYCVKTFTGHREWVRTVRVNQDGSLLASCSNDQTVRVWVVANKECKAELREHEHVVECIAWAPESCNGHVSEVMGAEKKGRSGPFLLSGSRDKTIKMWDISTGVCIMTLVGHDNWVRGVVWHPGGKYIISASDDKTIRVWDYKNKRCQKTLEAHQHFCTSIDFHRSAPYVITGSVDQTVKVWECR; from the exons ATGGTGCTGTCACAGAGACAACGAGAAGAACT GAATAAAGCCATAGCAGACTACCTGCGGTCGAATGGCTACGAGAGTGCGTTAGAAGCCTTCCAGAAAGAAGCTGAAATG CCTGGTGAGATTGAGAAGAAATATACTGGTCTACTGGAAAAGAAATGGACCTCTGTCATCAGGCTACAGAAGAAG GTTATGGATCTTGAAGCGAAGCTGGCAGAAGCAGAGAAAGAATTTCAGTCGGGCGGTCCGAACAAGAAGGAGCGGTCTCCGTCAGAATGGATCCCCAGACCGCCGGCGCGGTACAGTCTCAGCGGCCACCGCAGCCCCATCACCAGAGTCCTCTTCCATCCAGTCTACAGTGTTATGGTCTCAGCCTCAGAAGATGCCACCATTAAG ATTTGGGATTACGAAACAGGCGACTTTGAGCGCACGTTGAAGGGCCACACGGACGCCGTACAAGACGTGTCGTTCGACCAACAGGGAAAGCTGCTAGCCTCCTGTTCAGCAGACATGACCATCAAGTTATGGGACTTCCAGACCTTCGAAAACATTAAAACCATGCATG GACATGACCACAACGTATCGTCAGTCCACTTCATGCCCAACGGAGACTTCCTGATCTCAGCCTCCAGAGATAAAACCATCAAGATGTGGGAACTTGCAACAGG CTACTGTGTGAAGACGTTCACCGGCCACCGTGAGTGGGTCAGAACAGTCAGAGTAAACCAGGATGGATCTCTACTTGCAAGCTGCTCTAATGATCAG ACCGTCCGTGTGTGGGTTGTGGCGAACAAGGAGTGCAAAGCGGAGCTGCGCGAACACGAGCACGTGGTGGAGTGTATAGCCTGGGCCCCGGAGTCCTGCAACGGGCACGTGAGCGAAGTCATGGGTGCTGAGAAGAAGGGGCGCTCCGGCCCCTTCCTGCTCTCAGGATCCCGCGACAAGACCATCAAGATGTGGGACATCAGCACGGGGGTGTGCATCATGACACTG GTTGGACACGACAACTGGGTTCGAGGCGTGGTGTGGCACCCAGGTGGAAAGTACATCATCAGTGCCTCAGACGACAAGACCATCCGTGTCTGGGACTACAAGAACAAGCGCTGTCAGAAAACACTGGAGGCACACCAGCACTTCTGCACCTCCATTG acttccatcGGTCCGCCCCGTACGTGATCACGGGCAGCGTGGACCAAACGGTGAAAGTTTGGGAGTGCCGCTAG
- the LOC118426728 gene encoding RNA N6-adenosine-methyltransferase mettl16-like isoform X2 — translation MALNKYMHPRNKYKNNPPDFAVLAKKYPDFAQYVTYNKSETRGFINFKDPEAMRCLTCTLLKEDFGLEVEIPNDRLIPTLPLRLNYIHWIEDLLQGMDDVTKEAGDSGKVTGIDIGAGACCIYPLLGCTLNGWNFLATEVDPTSYTYAVNNVSRNNKQDNITVKSVKRDEGLLKFLNEDESYFDFCMCNPPFYANDLEAQGLLPDRGSERPLPSSISTASEAERVASGGEVGHVSRIILESLQLQQRIGFYTSMLGKKSSLKPLKEMLKENGIENFTCTEFCQGRTMRWGIVWTFHKDITLPKKKSKPPIRTVVPEKYLQHLMKHAAQTGGMQNTRVQLVSSAIKQLLGELQVPFQECAPPSPDHSISLTLTPTENTWIHNRKRRRQKSREAAEGLKHVEQPLMLQFDTPEQKEQQPNTKMEEEKMEHDGSHVGEGGKSEKLDDTDSKKMETSDDAANGTTSPGKRGASEEAAHEEFLFKACLSISMIDKGIVMEMGWLEGKDKDGMNQLVCYLKSQFNKV, via the exons ATGGCTCTCAACAAATATATGCATCCGAGGAATAAGTACAAAAACAACCCTCCCGATTTTGCAGTCCTGGCTAAAAAGTACCCCGATTTCGCTCAGTATGTAACGTACAACAAATCCGAGACGCGGGGGTTCATAAACTTTAAGGACCCCGAAGCGATGAGATGTTTAACATGTACCCTTCTGAAGGAGGACTTTGGGCTGGAGGTGGAGATTCCGAACGATCGGTTGATTCCCACACTACCACTGCGCCTGAACTACATCCACTGGATCGAAGACCTGCTACAGGGGATGGACGATGTGACGAAGGAAGCAGGGGATTCTGGGAAGGTTACGGGTATTGACATAG GTGCTGGTGCGTGTTGTATCTACCCCTTGCTGGGCTGTACCCTGAATGGTTGGAACTTCCTTGCCACAGAAGTGGACCCCACCTCCTACACCTATGCTGTCAACAATGTCAGCAGGAACAACAAACAGGACAACATCACAG TAAAAAGCGTCAAAAGGGACGAGGGCCTTCTGAAGTTCTTGAACGAAGATGAGAGTTACTTTGACTTCTGCATGTGCAACCCACCTTTCTATGCCAACGACCTGGAGGCCCAGGGACTGCTGCCTGACCGGGGCAGTGAACGCCCCCTGCCCTCCTCCATCAGTACTGCAAGTGAGGCAGAGCGAGTGGCCAGTGGTGGTGAGGTGGGACATGTGAGCAGGATCATCTTGGAGAGCTTGCAGCTTCAGCAGAGGATAGG gttTTACACCTCCATGTTGGGCAAGAAATCCAGCTTGAAACCTTTGAAAGAGATGTTGAAGGAAAACGGG ATTGAAAACTTCACCTGCACAGAGTTCTGCCAGGGTCGAACCATGAGATGGGGAATTGTCTGGACATTCCACAAGGACATCACTCTACCT aagaagaagagcaaGCCTCCCATCAGGACAGTCGTGCCAGAGAAGTACTTACAGCACCTCATGAAGCATGCTGCTCAGACTGGGGGCATGCAGAACACAAGGGTGCAGCTGGTCAGCAGCGCCATCAAGCAGCTACTGGGAGAACTGCAG GTGCCGTTCCAGGAGTGTGCTCCCCCCAGTCCAGACCACAGCATCTCCCTGACGCTAACTCCCACGGAAAACACCTGGATTCACAACAGGAAGAGACGCAGACAGAAGTCCAGGGAGGCTGCGGAGGGACTGAAACACGTGGAACAGCCGCTAATGTTACAGTTTGATACACCGGAACAGAAAGAACAACAGCCAAATACAAAGATGGAAGAAGAGAAGATGGAACAtgatggcagccatgttggggaggggggcaaatcaGAGAAGCTCGATGACACAGACAGTAAGAAAATGGAGACATCAGATGATGCTGCGAATGGCACTACCAGCCCCGGTAAACGAGGAGCTTCCGAAGAGGCAGCGCATGAAGAGTTTCTGTTTAAAGCATGCCTGTCAATCAGTATGATTGACAAGGGTATCGTCATGGAGATGGGATGGTTGGAGGGTAAGGACAAGGATGGCATGAaccagctggtgtgttacttaAAGAGCCAGTTCAACAAAGTCTGA
- the LOC118426728 gene encoding RNA N6-adenosine-methyltransferase mettl16-like isoform X1, translating to MALNKYMHPRNKYKNNPPDFAVLAKKYPDFAQYVTYNKSETRGFINFKDPEAMRCLTCTLLKEDFGLEVEIPNDRLIPTLPLRLNYIHWIEDLLQGMDDVTKEAGDSGKVTGIDIGAGACCIYPLLGCTLNGWNFLATEVDPTSYTYAVNNVSRNNKQDNITVKSVKRDEGLLKFLNEDESYFDFCMCNPPFYANDLEAQGLLPDRGSERPLPSSISTASEAERVASGGEVGHVSRIILESLQLQQRIGFYTSMLGKKSSLKPLKEMLKENGIENFTCTEFCQGRTMRWGIVWTFHKDITLPTSPLQKKKSKPPIRTVVPEKYLQHLMKHAAQTGGMQNTRVQLVSSAIKQLLGELQVPFQECAPPSPDHSISLTLTPTENTWIHNRKRRRQKSREAAEGLKHVEQPLMLQFDTPEQKEQQPNTKMEEEKMEHDGSHVGEGGKSEKLDDTDSKKMETSDDAANGTTSPGKRGASEEAAHEEFLFKACLSISMIDKGIVMEMGWLEGKDKDGMNQLVCYLKSQFNKV from the exons ATGGCTCTCAACAAATATATGCATCCGAGGAATAAGTACAAAAACAACCCTCCCGATTTTGCAGTCCTGGCTAAAAAGTACCCCGATTTCGCTCAGTATGTAACGTACAACAAATCCGAGACGCGGGGGTTCATAAACTTTAAGGACCCCGAAGCGATGAGATGTTTAACATGTACCCTTCTGAAGGAGGACTTTGGGCTGGAGGTGGAGATTCCGAACGATCGGTTGATTCCCACACTACCACTGCGCCTGAACTACATCCACTGGATCGAAGACCTGCTACAGGGGATGGACGATGTGACGAAGGAAGCAGGGGATTCTGGGAAGGTTACGGGTATTGACATAG GTGCTGGTGCGTGTTGTATCTACCCCTTGCTGGGCTGTACCCTGAATGGTTGGAACTTCCTTGCCACAGAAGTGGACCCCACCTCCTACACCTATGCTGTCAACAATGTCAGCAGGAACAACAAACAGGACAACATCACAG TAAAAAGCGTCAAAAGGGACGAGGGCCTTCTGAAGTTCTTGAACGAAGATGAGAGTTACTTTGACTTCTGCATGTGCAACCCACCTTTCTATGCCAACGACCTGGAGGCCCAGGGACTGCTGCCTGACCGGGGCAGTGAACGCCCCCTGCCCTCCTCCATCAGTACTGCAAGTGAGGCAGAGCGAGTGGCCAGTGGTGGTGAGGTGGGACATGTGAGCAGGATCATCTTGGAGAGCTTGCAGCTTCAGCAGAGGATAGG gttTTACACCTCCATGTTGGGCAAGAAATCCAGCTTGAAACCTTTGAAAGAGATGTTGAAGGAAAACGGG ATTGAAAACTTCACCTGCACAGAGTTCTGCCAGGGTCGAACCATGAGATGGGGAATTGTCTGGACATTCCACAAGGACATCACTCTACCT ACATCCCCactacagaagaagaagagcaaGCCTCCCATCAGGACAGTCGTGCCAGAGAAGTACTTACAGCACCTCATGAAGCATGCTGCTCAGACTGGGGGCATGCAGAACACAAGGGTGCAGCTGGTCAGCAGCGCCATCAAGCAGCTACTGGGAGAACTGCAG GTGCCGTTCCAGGAGTGTGCTCCCCCCAGTCCAGACCACAGCATCTCCCTGACGCTAACTCCCACGGAAAACACCTGGATTCACAACAGGAAGAGACGCAGACAGAAGTCCAGGGAGGCTGCGGAGGGACTGAAACACGTGGAACAGCCGCTAATGTTACAGTTTGATACACCGGAACAGAAAGAACAACAGCCAAATACAAAGATGGAAGAAGAGAAGATGGAACAtgatggcagccatgttggggaggggggcaaatcaGAGAAGCTCGATGACACAGACAGTAAGAAAATGGAGACATCAGATGATGCTGCGAATGGCACTACCAGCCCCGGTAAACGAGGAGCTTCCGAAGAGGCAGCGCATGAAGAGTTTCTGTTTAAAGCATGCCTGTCAATCAGTATGATTGACAAGGGTATCGTCATGGAGATGGGATGGTTGGAGGGTAAGGACAAGGATGGCATGAaccagctggtgtgttacttaAAGAGCCAGTTCAACAAAGTCTGA